A section of the Bradyrhizobium oligotrophicum S58 genome encodes:
- a CDS encoding lytic murein transglycosylase has product MTQPDSQPASLTRRALLRSGLGTAALLVPALPAMAAPAEFEAWRDGFRARALAKGISQSTWTRVMARLEPDMTVFKEMRNQPEFKEQLWQYVNRRVSDWRVINGKIALKQNEALFARIEKDFGVERGTLLALWGVESAFGDPLVQQNHMRPVFPALAALAWNEPRRKAYWETELTNALKIVDRGWSTPEEMRGSWAGAMGHTQWMPEVWLNVGFDYDGDGKINPFGRPDDALGSTARYLVNRGKYHRGEHWGYEVRAPGNMSGSRSYATWQAAGITRADGEPFPQPSASAQLWIPVEGGPAFLLGPNFYSVKSYNPAMSYALAICHLGDRILGAPPFLQPFPGSERALTLAEVQEMQKRLTAAGFDTGGTDGRVGNDTMKAIRDFQAKAGIAPADGYGGLKVLAKLRQGG; this is encoded by the coding sequence ATGACACAGCCCGATTCACAGCCCGCTTCCCTGACCCGCCGCGCCCTGCTCCGCTCCGGCCTCGGCACCGCCGCGCTGCTCGTCCCTGCCCTCCCGGCAATGGCTGCGCCGGCCGAGTTCGAGGCCTGGCGCGACGGCTTTCGTGCCCGCGCGCTCGCCAAGGGCATCTCGCAGTCGACCTGGACCCGGGTCATGGCGCGGCTCGAGCCGGACATGACCGTGTTCAAGGAAATGCGCAACCAGCCGGAGTTCAAGGAACAGCTCTGGCAATACGTCAACCGCCGCGTCTCCGACTGGCGCGTCATCAACGGCAAGATCGCGCTGAAGCAGAACGAGGCGCTGTTCGCGCGCATCGAGAAGGATTTTGGCGTCGAGCGCGGCACCTTGCTGGCACTGTGGGGTGTCGAGTCCGCGTTCGGCGATCCCTTGGTGCAGCAGAACCACATGCGCCCGGTGTTTCCCGCACTCGCCGCGCTCGCCTGGAACGAGCCGCGCCGCAAGGCCTATTGGGAGACCGAGCTCACCAACGCGCTGAAAATCGTCGACCGCGGCTGGAGCACGCCGGAGGAGATGCGCGGCTCCTGGGCCGGGGCCATGGGTCACACGCAATGGATGCCCGAAGTCTGGCTCAATGTCGGCTTCGACTATGACGGCGACGGCAAGATCAACCCGTTCGGGCGGCCCGACGACGCGCTCGGCTCGACCGCGCGCTATCTCGTCAACCGCGGCAAATATCACCGCGGCGAGCATTGGGGCTACGAGGTGCGCGCGCCCGGCAACATGTCAGGCAGCCGTAGCTATGCCACCTGGCAAGCGGCCGGAATCACCCGCGCCGACGGCGAGCCGTTCCCGCAGCCGAGCGCTTCAGCGCAGCTGTGGATCCCGGTCGAGGGCGGCCCCGCCTTCCTGCTCGGACCAAATTTCTACTCGGTGAAGTCCTACAATCCGGCGATGAGCTACGCGCTCGCGATCTGCCATCTCGGCGATCGCATCCTGGGCGCACCGCCCTTCCTGCAACCCTTCCCCGGCTCGGAACGCGCGCTGACGCTCGCCGAGGTGCAGGAGATGCAGAAGCGCCTGACCGCCGCCGGCTTCGACACCGGCGGCACCGACGGCCGCGTCGGCAACGACACCATGAAGGCGATCCGCGACTTCCAGGCCAAAGCCGGTATTGCGCCGGCTGACGGCTATGGCGGGCTGAAGGTGCTGGCGAAGCTGCGGCAGGGCGGCTGA
- a CDS encoding MarR family winged helix-turn-helix transcriptional regulator: protein MRKPKALTTSRAPTTSRTPRKLKPPARPIRPPSPGEGKRGEDGYLAYLLRQAQAAARLSLDRALTSTGLTHPQFVVLTMLKAYPGLSGADLARVALLTPQTVNVIIGNLERDGAIRRTPHPVHGRVLQWDLTRHGLALLVKARRQATALERRLTGGLSRRDLATIRRWLARIAAELHQA from the coding sequence ATGCGCAAGCCGAAGGCATTGACGACCTCGCGAGCGCCGACGACGTCGCGCACCCCGCGCAAGTTAAAGCCACCGGCGCGGCCGATCCGCCCACCATCTCCGGGCGAGGGCAAGCGCGGCGAGGACGGCTACCTTGCCTACCTGCTGCGCCAGGCGCAGGCCGCGGCGCGGCTGTCGCTGGACCGCGCGCTCACCTCGACCGGACTGACCCATCCGCAATTCGTGGTGTTGACGATGCTGAAGGCCTATCCGGGACTGTCCGGTGCCGACCTCGCCCGCGTCGCCCTGCTGACGCCGCAGACCGTCAACGTCATCATCGGCAATCTGGAGCGCGACGGTGCGATCCGCAGGACGCCGCATCCCGTGCATGGCCGGGTGCTACAGTGGGACCTGACCCGCCACGGCCTCGCTTTGCTCGTCAAGGCGCGGCGCCAGGCCACCGCGCTGGAGCGGCGGCTGACCGGCGGCCTGAGCAGGCGGGACCTCGCAACCATCCGCCGCTGGCTCGCCCGGATCGCCGCCGAGCTCCATCAGGCGTGA